Proteins encoded by one window of Xyrauchen texanus isolate HMW12.3.18 chromosome 24, RBS_HiC_50CHRs, whole genome shotgun sequence:
- the LOC127617919 gene encoding uncharacterized protein LOC127617919 isoform X2, which translates to MSLKKRKSSTVFNWQKSFAILAPWRKGKGDMVDENEVVLTKMKFLNNFPEKLLNVEDSISTISNSMSEQDNSEPLQAYEVISIHSAAPEPAVPESKTDYLSTIFTDTTLPRLYKFESEDSGVEMTSGATSPSTPTGSEQSFAVHSRESSCGSGNMNSLVPGKSPLEEISDSLETEQTSCICIERDTLAILGDRIEDQDAADDLMDITADSERSEDRILRYTRKHCKNGIENIAEQETIPETAMAEDRKSRNQFSIEACDGKTGPELQQKTLRKSTTSDSLDEYMEECCRLSEVNQANQSNPLGSGLGYLEHICQLIEKIGQLQEHNLRLQKQVCGLQKEGRVIKTKEDFFLQHCSCGAASLAFQELRRHFRSDHYSLTASNGTLSDLTTIPEVTHIPLRAAMRDGEVDCQSALPSWKRDLNRRSYTEGEAKFLSDSAEVLSAPHRRLSENYTWGRVKELVKMTKLRNQSRLGLSSSSLKRSCPQLYRPDMMSAERPRINRNSMITLGHHKLNYLWPQ; encoded by the exons ATGAGTCTTAAGAAGAGGAAGTCAAGCACAGTGTTCAACTGGCAAAAGTCTTTTGCCATCCTTGCACCATGGAGAAAAG GCAAAGGGGATATGGTGGATGAGAATGAGGTCGTACTGACAAAGATGAAGTTCCTCAATAACTTTCCTGAGAAACTCCTAAATGTTGAAGATTCCATTTCAACCATTTCAAATTCAATGTCTGAGCAGGATAACTCTGAGCCTCTCCAGGCCTATGAGGTGATCTCCATCCACAGTGCTGCTCCTGAGCCAGCAGTACCTGAATCAAAAACAGACTATCTATCTACAATTTTTACAGATACTACACTTCCTAGGTTGTACAAATTTGAATCGGAGGACTCTGGGGTAGAAATGACTAGTGGAGCAACTTCCCCATCCACCCCTACAGGTTCAGAGCAAAGCTTTGCTGTCCACAGTAGAGAGTCTTCATGTGGCTCTGGTAACATGAACAGTCTTGTACCAGGCAAGAGTCCTCTTGAAGAAATTTCAGACTCTTTGGAAACTGAACAAACATCTTGTATTTGTATTGAACGAGATACTCTTGCCATTCTTGGAGATAGAATAGAAGATCAGGATGCTGCTGATGATTTAATGGACATCACAGCAGATTCAGAGAGGTCCGAGGACAGAATCCTGAGGTACACCAGAAAGCACTGCAAGAATGGCATTGAGAACATTGCAGAACAGGAGACAATACCAGAGACTGCAATGGCTGAGGACAGAAAGTCAAGGAACCAATTTTCTATTGAAGCTTGTGATGGCAAAACAGGACCCGAATTACAACAAAAGACCTTGAGGAAAAGTACAACGAGTGACAGTCTGGATGAGTACATGGAAGAGTGCTGCAGACTAAGTGAG GTGAATCAGGCCAATCAGTCCAATCCACTGGGCTCTGGACTGGGATACCTGGAGCACATCTGTCAGCTCATAGAAAAGATTGGGCAGCTACAGGAACACAACCTCCGACTACAGAAACAGGTCTGTGGCCTCCAGAAGGAAGGCAGAGTGATCAAAACTAAAGAG GACTTTTTCCTGCAGCACTGTAGCTGTGGAGCAGCCAGTCTGGCCTTTCAGGAACTTAGGAGACACTTTCGCAGTGACCACTACAGCCTGACGGCATCAAATGGCACGCTGTCCGACCTCACCACAATCCCTGAGGTTACACACATCCCCCTCAGGGCAGCCATGAGAG ATGGTGAAGTGGACTGCCAATCAGCTCTTCCCTCCTGGAAGCGAGATCTGAACAGGAGGAGCTACACAGAAGGAGAGGCCAAGTTCCTGAGTGACAGTGCTGAGGTCCTCTCTGCTCCTCACAGACGA TTGAGTGAGAACTATACTTGGGGAAGAGTGAAGGAACTGGTAAAGATGACCAAATTGAGGAACCAGAGCAGGCTGGGATTATCATCTAGCTCCCTGAAGAGATCCTGTCCACAGCTCTACCG ACCTGATATGATGTCGGCAGAGCGGCCCAGGATAAATCGGAACTCCATGATCACTCTGGGCCATCACAAACTGAACTATCTTTGGCCCCAGTAG
- the LOC127617919 gene encoding uncharacterized protein LOC127617919 isoform X1, whose product MSLKKRKSSTVFNWQKSFAILAPWRKGKGDMVDENEVVLTKMKFLNNFPEKLLNVEDSISTISNSMSEQDNSEPLQAYEVISIHSAAPEPAVPESKTDYLSTIFTDTTLPRLYKFESEDSGVEMTSGATSPSTPTGSEQSFAVHSRESSCGSGNMNSLVPGKSPLEEISDSLETEQTSCICIERDTLAILGDRIEDQDAADDLMDITADSERSEDRILRYTRKHCKNGIENIAEQETIPETAMAEDRKSRNQFSIEACDGKTGPELQQKTLRKSTTSDSLDEYMEECCRLSEVNQANQSNPLGSGLGYLEHICQLIEKIGQLQEHNLRLQKQVCGLQKEGRVIKTKEDFFLQHCSCGAASLAFQELRRHFRSDHYSLTASNGTLSDLTTIPEVTHIPLRAAMRDGEVDCQSALPSWKRDLNRRSYTEGEAKFLSDSAEVLSAPHRRQLSENYTWGRVKELVKMTKLRNQSRLGLSSSSLKRSCPQLYRPDMMSAERPRINRNSMITLGHHKLNYLWPQ is encoded by the exons ATGAGTCTTAAGAAGAGGAAGTCAAGCACAGTGTTCAACTGGCAAAAGTCTTTTGCCATCCTTGCACCATGGAGAAAAG GCAAAGGGGATATGGTGGATGAGAATGAGGTCGTACTGACAAAGATGAAGTTCCTCAATAACTTTCCTGAGAAACTCCTAAATGTTGAAGATTCCATTTCAACCATTTCAAATTCAATGTCTGAGCAGGATAACTCTGAGCCTCTCCAGGCCTATGAGGTGATCTCCATCCACAGTGCTGCTCCTGAGCCAGCAGTACCTGAATCAAAAACAGACTATCTATCTACAATTTTTACAGATACTACACTTCCTAGGTTGTACAAATTTGAATCGGAGGACTCTGGGGTAGAAATGACTAGTGGAGCAACTTCCCCATCCACCCCTACAGGTTCAGAGCAAAGCTTTGCTGTCCACAGTAGAGAGTCTTCATGTGGCTCTGGTAACATGAACAGTCTTGTACCAGGCAAGAGTCCTCTTGAAGAAATTTCAGACTCTTTGGAAACTGAACAAACATCTTGTATTTGTATTGAACGAGATACTCTTGCCATTCTTGGAGATAGAATAGAAGATCAGGATGCTGCTGATGATTTAATGGACATCACAGCAGATTCAGAGAGGTCCGAGGACAGAATCCTGAGGTACACCAGAAAGCACTGCAAGAATGGCATTGAGAACATTGCAGAACAGGAGACAATACCAGAGACTGCAATGGCTGAGGACAGAAAGTCAAGGAACCAATTTTCTATTGAAGCTTGTGATGGCAAAACAGGACCCGAATTACAACAAAAGACCTTGAGGAAAAGTACAACGAGTGACAGTCTGGATGAGTACATGGAAGAGTGCTGCAGACTAAGTGAG GTGAATCAGGCCAATCAGTCCAATCCACTGGGCTCTGGACTGGGATACCTGGAGCACATCTGTCAGCTCATAGAAAAGATTGGGCAGCTACAGGAACACAACCTCCGACTACAGAAACAGGTCTGTGGCCTCCAGAAGGAAGGCAGAGTGATCAAAACTAAAGAG GACTTTTTCCTGCAGCACTGTAGCTGTGGAGCAGCCAGTCTGGCCTTTCAGGAACTTAGGAGACACTTTCGCAGTGACCACTACAGCCTGACGGCATCAAATGGCACGCTGTCCGACCTCACCACAATCCCTGAGGTTACACACATCCCCCTCAGGGCAGCCATGAGAG ATGGTGAAGTGGACTGCCAATCAGCTCTTCCCTCCTGGAAGCGAGATCTGAACAGGAGGAGCTACACAGAAGGAGAGGCCAAGTTCCTGAGTGACAGTGCTGAGGTCCTCTCTGCTCCTCACAGACGA CAGTTGAGTGAGAACTATACTTGGGGAAGAGTGAAGGAACTGGTAAAGATGACCAAATTGAGGAACCAGAGCAGGCTGGGATTATCATCTAGCTCCCTGAAGAGATCCTGTCCACAGCTCTACCG ACCTGATATGATGTCGGCAGAGCGGCCCAGGATAAATCGGAACTCCATGATCACTCTGGGCCATCACAAACTGAACTATCTTTGGCCCCAGTAG